In the Styela clava chromosome 8, kaStyClav1.hap1.2, whole genome shotgun sequence genome, one interval contains:
- the LOC120346717 gene encoding GLIPR1-like protein 1 translates to MKLILIVSFLINSSIITAKILSGPERTLERQSKRTSPDTRHEKFIHHQDVDNNEIERKNGDDERDHFFGKLVKAKWDINPPKLSVKKSALKKGYVFYPVKFSKIIKRGILAAHNHARVHFPASNMKLMTWDRGLEKMAIRHTRECLYSSSAYFHPVGENVFASTGLPYSEGILERVIDLYYTEKANYDFENLRCKKGKTCQHFLQVIWAKSSRVGCGATLCRNLNVHGKIWDHAFYFTCNYAPVIEDYNTKPYLLGPHCSRCDPAEVCRYNLCTKLSTKKSALQ, encoded by the exons ATGAAGCTTATTTTGATCGTGTCATTTCTTATCAATTCGTCGATAATCACGGCAAAAATATTAAGTGGACCAGAGAGGACTTTAGAAAGACAAAGTAAAAGGACATCACCTGACACTCGTCACGAAAAGTTTATTCACCATCAAGATGTCGATAATAATGAGATAGAAAGAAAAAACGGTGACGATGAAAGAGATCATTTCTTTGGAAAATTAGTCAAAGCAAA atggGATATTAACCCACCAAAACTTTCTGTCAAAAAATCAGCGTTGAAGAAAGGTTATGTTTTCTATCCTGTAAAATTTTCAA aaattataaAGCGGGGGATTTTGGCAGCCCACAATCATGCTAGGGTGCATTTTCCAGCAAGCAATATGAAATTGATGACATGGGATAGGGGATTGGAGAAGATGGCAATACGACATACAAGAGAATGCCTTTACTCGAGTTCTGCA TATTTTCATCCAGTCGGAGAAAACGTTTTTGCTTCTACCGGACTTCCATACAGCGAAGGCATTCTAGAGCGTGTCATTGATCTGTATTATACTGAAAAAGCTAACTATGACTTCGAAAACTTAAGATGTAAAAAAGGAAAAACATGTCAACATTTTTTGCAG GTCATTTGGGCTAAATCATCCCGAGTAGGTTGCGGTGCTACTTTGTGTCGGAACCTCAATGTTCACGGGAAGATTTGGGATCATGCATTCTATTTCACATGCAACTACGCTCCCGTAATTGAGGACTATAACAC GAAACCATATCTTCTTGGGCCACATTGTTCAAGATGCGACCCTGCTGAGGTGTGCAGATATAATCTATGCACAAAGTTGTCAACAAAAAAGTCAGCGTTGCAGTGA